Proteins encoded by one window of Corynebacterium amycolatum:
- a CDS encoding tRNA (cytidine(34)-2'-O)-methyltransferase has translation MNSATTEPTNAEPTNSTDWIKSHTCHVLFDRPVIPPNTGNAIRMCAGSGAMLHLAKPLGFNFDDKNLRRAGLDYHDLADVRIHDSIDQALETFASQGCRIFAFTAHADTWHTDIEYTNTDVLLFGPEPTGLEQSVLDDSRITQLIRIPMLPARRSMNLSNAAAVAAYEVWRQQGFMGGK, from the coding sequence ATGAATAGCGCCACGACCGAGCCGACGAACGCCGAGCCAACCAACTCCACAGACTGGATTAAGAGCCACACCTGCCACGTGCTTTTTGACCGGCCTGTCATCCCGCCGAACACCGGAAACGCTATCCGCATGTGTGCGGGATCTGGAGCTATGTTGCATCTGGCCAAGCCACTGGGGTTCAACTTCGATGACAAGAATCTGCGTCGCGCCGGGCTGGATTACCATGACCTGGCCGATGTGCGTATTCACGATTCCATCGATCAAGCGTTGGAGACCTTTGCCAGCCAAGGGTGCCGCATCTTTGCCTTTACCGCACACGCTGACACTTGGCACACAGACATTGAGTACACGAACACCGATGTACTGCTCTTTGGCCCGGAGCCAACCGGGTTGGAACAGTCAGTGCTCGATGATTCGCGAATTACGCAATTGATCCGAATTCCCATGTTGCCCGCTCGTCGCAGCATGAATCTTTCCAACGCCGCTGCAGTGGCTGCTTATGAAGTCTGGCGTCAACAGGGCTTTATGGGCGGTAAATAG
- a CDS encoding alpha/beta hydrolase family protein gives MRQTYESSLAPDGSAIAFIVRDSGYPRAVQQEITPEGLGEERPVKLPVEGPVTRVLHSPDGKWIACEVSPYGTERLQTWLVSTDPEVDGARPLRMDADMRATLVEWDNNLLAMNAVDAQGINYARLVNPTNSKYEVIDRRTDSQLVAAESGFGLVRVGPRGHRELLLVGPGQQWQPLLPSDPGSTTDAGVLLAHTGQEKLTAFVLSDHGAEQRRILRLGITPDSGISTTEPRTAESTAAEILDMKIGIEVDVEEFIGNPDQDVEEFVISEDSSTAAVLWNSGGVSTLEVLTLGFHPQTDDMRVMVRRNVELPGMVARELSISGDGELISLTVEGPGLAPTVEILRNIGGVIEPLDMERTERILALEEKNLETMPAPELVYFVSRDGLELSGWLYLPESVRNSSNDVSENALPPAFIHIHGGPELQAKPIHHDVLASIVEAGFVVFTPNVRGSSGSGRSFEHAGDRYGRFAAIADIAAARAFLVDAGLADPERIALGGRSYGGFMSLLASAWYPDQFAAIVDACGMTSFETYYQSTEPWLAQAAFPRYGYPYQDAELLRDISPLHRAEEMKAPTLFIHGEWDTNVPPRESGQMRNAMDAYGVPTDFLVVEGEGHKFSKPRSRALIGETIIAFFAEYGVCDAVPSASTAVETNNDQ, from the coding sequence ATGCGCCAGACCTATGAATCCTCGTTAGCACCGGATGGGAGTGCAATCGCCTTTATTGTCCGCGATAGCGGCTACCCGCGTGCGGTACAGCAGGAGATTACTCCGGAGGGGCTAGGGGAGGAGCGCCCCGTGAAACTGCCGGTGGAAGGCCCGGTTACCAGAGTGCTGCACTCCCCGGATGGAAAGTGGATTGCCTGCGAGGTCTCTCCGTACGGTACGGAGCGACTGCAGACCTGGCTGGTATCCACCGATCCGGAGGTCGATGGTGCCCGCCCCCTGCGCATGGATGCGGATATGCGCGCCACACTGGTGGAATGGGATAACAATCTCCTGGCGATGAACGCGGTCGATGCCCAGGGCATTAACTATGCACGTTTGGTCAACCCGACAAACTCAAAGTATGAGGTCATTGATAGACGCACCGACAGCCAGCTGGTAGCGGCTGAAAGTGGGTTTGGCCTCGTGCGGGTGGGTCCGCGAGGCCACCGGGAGCTACTACTAGTCGGGCCGGGGCAGCAGTGGCAGCCGCTGTTGCCATCCGATCCTGGCTCCACCACGGATGCCGGTGTCTTATTGGCGCATACGGGGCAGGAGAAGCTGACCGCATTCGTGCTCTCAGATCATGGCGCGGAACAGCGTCGCATCCTGCGCCTGGGTATTACTCCCGATAGTGGTATCAGCACCACGGAGCCGCGTACAGCGGAATCGACCGCAGCGGAGATTTTGGATATGAAGATCGGCATCGAAGTCGATGTCGAGGAGTTCATTGGCAATCCGGATCAAGACGTCGAAGAATTCGTCATTAGTGAGGATTCCTCCACTGCGGCTGTGCTGTGGAATAGCGGTGGGGTCAGCACGCTCGAGGTGCTAACCCTTGGCTTTCACCCGCAGACTGACGACATGCGGGTGATGGTGCGCCGCAACGTGGAATTGCCGGGCATGGTTGCGCGCGAGCTGTCAATCTCCGGAGACGGTGAGCTGATCTCCCTGACAGTAGAAGGGCCAGGCCTTGCGCCAACGGTGGAGATTCTGCGCAATATCGGTGGTGTCATTGAGCCATTGGATATGGAACGCACCGAACGGATTTTGGCTCTGGAAGAGAAGAATCTGGAGACCATGCCGGCCCCAGAACTGGTCTACTTTGTTTCCCGCGATGGGCTGGAACTCTCTGGCTGGCTCTACCTTCCAGAGTCGGTGCGCAATAGTTCTAATGACGTTTCCGAAAACGCACTACCGCCGGCTTTCATCCATATCCACGGCGGCCCAGAACTGCAGGCGAAACCCATTCACCACGATGTTCTAGCCAGCATTGTGGAGGCGGGCTTCGTGGTGTTCACACCTAATGTGCGCGGTTCCTCGGGGTCCGGTAGGTCATTCGAGCACGCGGGCGACCGCTATGGACGCTTTGCCGCTATTGCGGATATCGCAGCGGCGCGTGCCTTCCTCGTTGATGCCGGGTTGGCGGACCCAGAACGCATTGCCCTGGGTGGGCGATCCTACGGTGGCTTCATGTCGCTGTTGGCCTCGGCGTGGTACCCGGATCAGTTTGCTGCCATCGTCGATGCCTGCGGAATGACAAGTTTTGAAACCTACTACCAATCCACAGAACCCTGGTTGGCGCAGGCCGCGTTCCCTCGATACGGCTACCCGTACCAGGATGCTGAGCTTCTGCGCGATATCTCGCCACTGCACCGTGCGGAGGAAATGAAGGCTCCAACCCTATTCATCCACGGCGAGTGGGATACCAACGTGCCTCCGCGAGAGTCCGGTCAGATGCGCAACGCCATGGATGCCTATGGTGTGCCCACTGATTTTCTGGTGGTTGAGGGAGAGGGCCATAAGTTCTCGAAGCCGAGGAGCCGAGCGCTCATCGGTGAGACCATCATCGCGTTTTTCGCCGAGTACGGCGTGTGTGATGCGGTGCCCAGCGCGTCAACGGCAGTAGAAACTAACAACGATCAGTAA
- a CDS encoding error-prone DNA polymerase has product MENISDGQSERSGRPLSWSRIERILSGKFSGKLQPNGSFNGWRGQLSDSIVGAFEAPESGAGGRGGMSFTPADIKAELHCRSSYSFLHGASDPEELVSEAVRLGLNVLGLTDRDGFYGIARFAEAAAEAGIATIIGAELGLPQRPLTVLGRGPEGYRRLSHALCDAHMSAGEKSVVRYPPLPKLGEAAGGFWQVLADVNWLGDLEELIAAFGAENVALEHRVSPTAQAADDAEAISAAAVKYGLREVVSSAATSASPATSRLAGAKQALAVREDLDGFESRLEPAGGAWLRSWEELAAATRYLGAQVLQSTQDIAGECAFTLDLIAPELPRWEVPEGHDEDSWLREITRAGARRRYGPVDGAGDGSVQARAWAQLEHELTVIRELGFPGYFLIVHDICEFCRRAGILAQGRGSAANSVVCFALGITNVDPISAGLLFERFLSPERDGPPDIDVDIESGRREEVIQYVYEKYGRDNAAQVANVITYRRRGALRDAARVLRYSPGVIDAWGRDREACPPEPVRKLAEQLRGQPRHLGIHSGGMVICDRPIADVVPVEWARMEGRSVVQWDKDDCAAAGLVKFDLLGLGMLEAIHHCIDLVYEQHGRRVNLWEIDVAEPEVYEMLARADAVGVFQVESRAQLATLPRLKPREFFDLVVEVALIRPGPIQGGSVHPYIRRRNGLEPVTYEHPVLEKSLGKTLGIPLFQEQLMQMAVDAAGFSGAEADSLRRAMGSKRSVAKMEALHARFLAGLERTSGIDADIGEQLWNKIVAFAAYGFPESHAQSFASLVYFSAWFKYHYPAEFCVALLRAQPMGFYSPQSLIADARRRGIGCDGPDIAVSGVEASVIDGRIRLGLGAIAGVGNGVAERIVAARPFVNAADVARRARLGVGHMEALARAGALGSLGIDRRQALWAAGVAATESEGMLPGLTLADAPALPGMTEFELAAADLMATGVTPGQYPVAALRADLQERGVVPAAELKAVPDGTRVEVAGVVTHRQRPGTAGGVTFLGMEDETGLVNVLCTPGLWNRFRPVAVNSRAMVVRGIAQTASGAVTIVADRLVDMSEALGRPVVAGRSRDFR; this is encoded by the coding sequence ATGGAAAACATCTCGGACGGGCAGTCGGAGCGGTCCGGTCGACCACTGAGTTGGTCGCGGATTGAGCGTATTCTATCGGGTAAATTTTCAGGAAAACTACAGCCTAATGGTAGCTTCAACGGCTGGCGGGGGCAGCTGTCAGATTCCATCGTTGGGGCTTTTGAAGCTCCGGAAAGCGGCGCTGGTGGCAGAGGTGGCATGTCATTTACGCCTGCGGATATTAAGGCGGAATTGCACTGTCGTTCGAGTTATTCCTTCCTGCATGGCGCATCGGATCCGGAAGAATTGGTGTCCGAGGCTGTGCGTTTGGGGTTAAACGTGTTGGGGCTGACAGATCGCGATGGTTTCTATGGAATCGCTCGTTTTGCCGAGGCTGCAGCGGAGGCTGGTATTGCCACAATTATCGGCGCGGAGCTGGGGCTTCCGCAGCGGCCCCTCACGGTGCTGGGGCGGGGTCCCGAGGGCTATCGGCGCCTGAGTCACGCGCTGTGTGATGCGCATATGTCTGCGGGGGAGAAGTCCGTCGTCCGCTATCCTCCACTGCCAAAGTTGGGGGAGGCCGCAGGTGGTTTCTGGCAGGTGCTTGCCGACGTTAACTGGCTCGGCGACCTGGAAGAACTTATTGCGGCCTTCGGTGCGGAGAATGTGGCACTCGAACACCGCGTGAGCCCCACCGCGCAGGCGGCCGATGACGCGGAAGCTATTTCAGCCGCAGCTGTGAAGTATGGCCTGCGGGAGGTGGTTTCCTCTGCTGCGACGTCGGCTTCGCCTGCGACAAGCCGGTTGGCGGGGGCTAAACAGGCTCTTGCTGTGAGAGAGGACTTAGACGGGTTCGAGTCACGACTGGAGCCGGCAGGCGGAGCTTGGTTGCGTTCGTGGGAGGAGCTAGCGGCGGCAACACGGTATCTGGGGGCGCAGGTGCTGCAGTCAACACAGGACATTGCAGGTGAGTGTGCTTTTACGCTTGACCTCATTGCGCCTGAGTTGCCTCGCTGGGAAGTGCCAGAGGGCCACGATGAGGACTCCTGGCTGCGGGAAATTACCCGTGCGGGGGCACGGCGGCGGTATGGTCCGGTCGATGGAGCTGGGGACGGCTCCGTGCAAGCGCGGGCGTGGGCGCAGTTAGAACATGAGCTGACTGTGATTCGAGAGCTGGGCTTTCCGGGCTACTTCCTCATCGTGCACGACATCTGTGAGTTCTGTCGCCGGGCGGGAATTCTGGCGCAGGGGCGCGGTTCGGCCGCTAACTCGGTGGTGTGTTTTGCGCTGGGGATCACCAATGTTGACCCCATTAGCGCCGGGCTGTTGTTCGAGAGGTTTTTGTCGCCAGAACGGGATGGTCCGCCGGATATCGATGTAGACATCGAGTCTGGTCGTAGGGAAGAGGTTATCCAATACGTCTATGAAAAGTATGGTCGTGACAATGCTGCGCAGGTGGCCAATGTCATTACCTACCGGCGGCGCGGCGCATTGCGCGATGCGGCGCGGGTGTTGCGATACTCGCCGGGCGTTATCGATGCGTGGGGCAGAGACCGAGAAGCGTGTCCGCCGGAGCCGGTGCGGAAACTGGCAGAGCAGCTTCGTGGGCAGCCTCGTCATTTAGGCATTCACTCTGGCGGAATGGTGATTTGTGATCGGCCGATTGCGGATGTCGTGCCAGTGGAATGGGCACGCATGGAGGGGCGCTCAGTAGTGCAGTGGGATAAGGATGACTGTGCGGCAGCGGGACTGGTGAAGTTCGACCTGCTTGGCCTCGGAATGCTGGAGGCCATCCACCATTGCATTGACTTGGTCTATGAACAGCACGGGCGCCGAGTGAACCTGTGGGAAATAGATGTCGCTGAACCGGAGGTTTACGAGATGTTGGCACGCGCGGACGCGGTGGGCGTGTTTCAGGTGGAATCGCGCGCGCAGCTGGCCACCTTGCCCCGACTGAAGCCGAGGGAGTTCTTTGATCTGGTGGTGGAGGTGGCACTCATTCGCCCAGGCCCCATTCAAGGCGGTAGCGTGCACCCCTACATTCGCCGCCGAAATGGACTCGAACCGGTGACCTATGAGCATCCGGTGTTGGAGAAGTCTCTCGGGAAGACACTGGGCATTCCGCTATTTCAAGAGCAGCTGATGCAAATGGCCGTCGATGCGGCGGGTTTCAGCGGGGCGGAAGCGGACTCGCTGCGCCGCGCTATGGGGTCGAAGCGCTCAGTGGCCAAAATGGAAGCGCTCCATGCCCGTTTTCTGGCTGGGCTGGAGCGCACCAGTGGCATTGATGCGGATATTGGGGAACAACTGTGGAACAAGATAGTGGCCTTTGCCGCCTACGGTTTCCCTGAATCACACGCGCAGTCGTTTGCCTCCTTGGTGTATTTCTCGGCCTGGTTTAAGTACCACTATCCGGCGGAGTTCTGTGTAGCGTTGCTCCGTGCTCAGCCCATGGGGTTTTACTCTCCGCAGTCGTTGATTGCCGATGCCCGCCGGCGCGGTATCGGCTGCGATGGTCCGGATATCGCAGTTTCAGGCGTGGAAGCCAGCGTCATCGATGGTCGTATTCGTTTGGGGCTCGGTGCCATTGCCGGTGTGGGCAATGGCGTGGCGGAACGTATCGTCGCAGCGCGGCCATTTGTCAACGCAGCAGATGTCGCCCGCAGAGCTCGGCTGGGTGTTGGGCACATGGAAGCACTGGCGCGCGCAGGAGCACTTGGGTCGCTGGGGATTGACCGTCGTCAAGCACTGTGGGCGGCGGGCGTGGCGGCGACGGAAAGTGAGGGCATGCTGCCGGGGCTCACGCTTGCTGACGCACCGGCGTTGCCCGGCATGACGGAGTTTGAGCTGGCAGCTGCCGATTTGATGGCAACGGGAGTGACCCCGGGGCAGTACCCGGTAGCTGCGTTGCGGGCAGACCTGCAGGAACGTGGAGTGGTGCCTGCGGCGGAACTGAAAGCAGTGCCCGATGGAACACGAGTAGAAGTGGCGGGAGTCGTGACACATAGGCAACGTCCAGGGACAGCTGGCGGAGTGACATTTTTGGGAATGGAGGACGAAACTGGGCTGGTGAATGTGCTGTGTACACCGGGGCTGTGGAATCGTTTTCGGCCGGTAGCGGTGAATTCGCGGGCGATGGTGGTGCGCGGTATCGCGCAGACAGCCTCTGGTGCGGTGACAATCGTGGCCGATCGTCTGGTGGATATGTCCGAGGCTCTGGGGCGGCCGGTGGTGGCAGGTCGAAGTAGAGATTTTCGCTGA
- a CDS encoding MetQ/NlpA family ABC transporter substrate-binding protein translates to MNLKRFSAGVLTVAFAATGLTACGGSDDAIRIGTTDAGKKAWTVFEQKASEQGIDLDVQNFSDYQTPNRALDEGQLDVNLFQHIKFLAEYNVGAKSDLTPIGSSEIVPLALFWKDHKSVDELKKGTEVVIPNDPSNQGRAINVLAQAGLLKLKQDDLLTPSPADIDKEASTVTVLPVDAAQTPAAYGEGKPAIINNSFLDRAGIDPNTAIFQDDPNSTEAEPYINVFVTKAENADDPKYAELSKIWHSKEVQDAVAEDSKGTSVPVDRSAKELQDILDRVEKQQREQN, encoded by the coding sequence ATGAACCTCAAGCGTTTTTCCGCCGGTGTACTTACTGTCGCGTTCGCCGCAACCGGCCTTACTGCCTGTGGCGGCTCGGATGACGCCATTCGTATCGGCACCACGGATGCCGGCAAGAAGGCCTGGACCGTTTTCGAGCAGAAGGCTTCTGAACAGGGCATTGATCTGGATGTTCAGAACTTCTCCGACTACCAGACTCCGAACCGCGCACTCGATGAGGGCCAGCTCGATGTCAACCTCTTCCAGCACATCAAGTTCCTGGCTGAGTACAACGTCGGCGCTAAGTCGGACCTGACGCCGATTGGCTCGAGCGAGATTGTCCCGCTGGCTCTGTTCTGGAAGGACCACAAGTCAGTTGATGAGCTGAAGAAGGGCACCGAGGTCGTTATCCCGAACGACCCTTCCAACCAGGGGCGCGCTATTAACGTGCTGGCTCAGGCTGGCCTGCTAAAGCTGAAGCAGGATGACCTGCTGACTCCGTCCCCGGCCGACATCGATAAGGAAGCTTCCACAGTCACGGTCCTGCCAGTGGATGCTGCTCAGACCCCGGCCGCTTACGGCGAGGGTAAGCCTGCCATTATTAATAACTCCTTCCTGGACCGCGCCGGTATCGACCCGAACACCGCCATCTTCCAGGATGACCCGAACTCCACGGAGGCAGAGCCGTACATCAACGTCTTTGTCACCAAGGCTGAAAATGCTGACGACCCGAAGTACGCGGAGCTCTCCAAGATCTGGCACTCCAAGGAGGTCCAGGACGCAGTCGCAGAGGACTCCAAGGGCACCTCGGTTCCGGTTGACCGTTCGGCTAAGGAGCTGCAGGACATTTTGGACCGCGTCGAAAAGCAGCAGCGCGAGCAGAACTAA
- a CDS encoding methionine ABC transporter ATP-binding protein — MTNKGTKLEFRELNKQFGDVTALADINLTVEPGEILGVIGYSGAGKSTLIRMINGLEKPTSGQVLLDDTDIVGISERQLRGLRRNIGMIFQHFNLFHSRNAIRNVEYPLELAGMPKAKRRARAQELLEFVGLGDKAESFPEQLSGGQKQRVGIARALATEPTLLLADEATSALDPETTSGVLDLLRRINREMGVTIVLITHDMSVVRGIADRMAIMENGHIVETGTVHGVFANPKTEVGRRFATTALRDVPIGRERDSVNQSAESAAARLITITINDGVDLGALAQATSAHGVAASVAHGAVANVQAKSYGRLTLRLTPLTGDSASDSSDFDAAIAAISELTQVEELAS; from the coding sequence GTGACCAACAAGGGAACGAAGCTCGAATTCCGCGAGCTGAACAAGCAATTCGGCGACGTCACCGCGCTCGCCGACATCAACCTGACCGTTGAACCCGGCGAAATCCTCGGCGTCATCGGTTATTCCGGCGCCGGTAAATCAACGCTCATCCGTATGATTAACGGCCTGGAAAAGCCAACATCAGGGCAGGTTTTGCTGGACGACACCGACATCGTCGGCATCTCCGAGCGCCAGCTACGGGGCCTGCGCCGCAATATCGGCATGATCTTCCAGCACTTCAACCTCTTCCATTCGCGCAACGCGATTCGCAACGTTGAATATCCGCTGGAACTGGCCGGTATGCCGAAGGCCAAGCGCCGCGCTCGCGCCCAGGAGCTGTTGGAGTTCGTCGGTCTCGGCGACAAGGCGGAGTCCTTCCCAGAGCAGCTCTCGGGTGGACAGAAGCAGCGTGTCGGCATCGCCCGTGCGCTCGCCACCGAACCGACGCTCCTGCTTGCCGACGAAGCCACCTCGGCACTCGACCCGGAAACTACTTCTGGTGTCCTGGATCTGCTGCGTCGCATCAATCGCGAAATGGGTGTCACTATCGTGCTGATTACCCATGACATGTCGGTTGTACGCGGTATCGCTGACCGCATGGCCATCATGGAAAATGGGCACATCGTCGAAACTGGTACGGTCCACGGGGTCTTTGCCAATCCCAAGACTGAGGTTGGCCGCCGCTTCGCCACCACCGCGCTGCGCGATGTTCCGATTGGTCGTGAACGCGATTCGGTGAATCAGTCTGCCGAGAGCGCAGCGGCTCGCCTGATCACCATCACTATCAATGACGGTGTTGACCTCGGTGCTCTAGCACAGGCCACTAGTGCCCACGGTGTCGCCGCCTCGGTGGCACACGGTGCAGTCGCCAATGTGCAAGCGAAGTCCTACGGTCGCCTTACTTTGCGGTTGACTCCGCTGACAGGTGATTCCGCCTCGGATTCCTCTGATTTCGATGCCGCCATTGCTGCCATTTCCGAACTGACACAGGTAGAGGAGCTTGCATCATGA
- a CDS encoding methionine ABC transporter permease yields MLGEAFGQTLYMVCVAMLIGGVAGLAIGVLLYTTRDGGVLRNKFVYQVLNVLINFVRPIPFIILVTAIGPLTKNVVGTTIGTEAAVFVMSIAATFAIARLVEQNLMSIDPGVIEAARAMGASPWRIIRTVVVPEALGPLVLGYTFAFIAVVDMSAMAGYIGGGGLGNFAITYGYQAFDWNVTLVTTLVIIFIVQLAQIFGNWLSKKIMRR; encoded by the coding sequence ATGCTGGGCGAGGCATTCGGCCAGACGCTCTACATGGTCTGTGTCGCCATGCTGATTGGTGGTGTCGCAGGTCTGGCAATCGGCGTGCTGCTCTACACCACCCGCGACGGTGGCGTGTTGCGCAACAAGTTTGTCTACCAGGTCCTCAATGTCCTGATTAACTTTGTCCGCCCAATCCCGTTCATCATCTTGGTTACGGCCATTGGCCCACTGACAAAGAACGTGGTCGGCACCACGATCGGCACTGAAGCCGCGGTGTTCGTCATGTCGATTGCCGCCACATTCGCCATCGCGCGACTGGTGGAGCAGAACTTGATGTCCATCGACCCCGGCGTGATTGAGGCCGCCCGTGCGATGGGCGCAAGTCCGTGGCGCATCATCCGCACGGTCGTCGTGCCGGAGGCACTGGGCCCACTGGTACTTGGCTACACCTTCGCATTCATCGCCGTGGTCGACATGTCGGCTATGGCCGGCTACATCGGCGGCGGCGGACTGGGCAACTTCGCAATCACCTACGGCTACCAGGCATTCGACTGGAACGTCACTCTGGTGACAACCCTGGTCATCATCTTCATCGTCCAGTTGGCGCAGATTTTCGGCAACTGGCTCTCCAAGAAGATTATGCGCAGGTAG
- a CDS encoding sucrase ferredoxin has product MSQAKFDTTCSAQMAEPLPGTAKAGKLFIALEHQLGWSHDIFDGGVWGAEITGQVEAWLSERGGALQLIRKPGRIGQQPCDGVNVYIAHCESADGSEVFLEHRMVADVEDLMTLDIRLGQSTEGATRLDHPLFLICTHGKRDRCCAIKGRPLAAAMHNLYPEVVWETSHSKGHRFAPASVLLPWNYSFGRLSAVDAKGVIEDAQRGIVHAGGCRGRGIYTPQGQAAELAARRQADAWGVDDVARVDVDGTTAVVALYDGPSDRDKVVEYEVALEKITTEGVVSSCGDAPGPKKGWAAVEVTRR; this is encoded by the coding sequence ATGAGCCAGGCCAAATTTGATACCACCTGTTCCGCTCAGATGGCTGAGCCGCTTCCCGGTACTGCAAAAGCCGGAAAGCTCTTTATTGCGTTGGAGCACCAACTCGGTTGGTCGCACGATATTTTTGACGGCGGGGTATGGGGAGCAGAGATCACCGGTCAGGTAGAAGCCTGGTTATCTGAGCGCGGTGGCGCGTTGCAGCTAATTCGCAAACCAGGCCGAATCGGCCAGCAGCCGTGTGATGGCGTTAACGTCTATATCGCGCATTGCGAGTCAGCGGATGGCTCTGAGGTTTTCCTCGAACATCGCATGGTTGCCGATGTTGAAGACCTGATGACTCTGGATATCCGGCTTGGACAGTCCACCGAGGGGGCCACTCGTCTAGACCATCCACTGTTTCTCATCTGTACGCACGGTAAGCGCGATCGTTGCTGTGCGATTAAAGGTCGCCCGCTCGCTGCGGCGATGCACAACCTCTACCCAGAGGTCGTGTGGGAAACTTCCCACTCTAAGGGGCACCGCTTTGCGCCGGCTAGCGTACTGCTGCCATGGAATTACAGCTTTGGACGTCTGAGTGCGGTGGACGCCAAGGGGGTTATCGAAGACGCTCAGCGGGGCATCGTGCATGCAGGGGGCTGCCGCGGCCGTGGTATCTACACCCCGCAGGGGCAGGCAGCCGAGTTGGCTGCGCGTCGTCAAGCAGATGCGTGGGGCGTAGACGACGTCGCACGCGTTGACGTCGACGGTACGACTGCAGTCGTCGCGCTTTACGACGGCCCCAGCGACCGCGACAAGGTCGTGGAATACGAAGTGGCCCTGGAGAAAATCACCACAGAAGGTGTTGTGTCTTCCTGCGGTGATGCTCCAGGGCCAAAGAAGGGCTGGGCTGCGGTCGAAGTAACCCGCCGCTAG
- a CDS encoding AMIN-like domain-containing (lipo)protein encodes MNTKSLDASRTRTRIAASLCLALGLALGACSSDSSSDSAAALSMKTDSTAGTSDLSSSSSSSTSSSAAAQTTMDDDAAPAGDFNSSSAEAAPSDGAYLGIQDVRVGSHDGYDRIVFELTGEGTPGYFVRYEDVPTQQGSGKPISVDGTAKLVIDLRGMGYPFDFQMEDFPSDSVKPTSTSVIKEVVGAGTFEGQTQYVVGLKGDKTPFKVFSLSNPNRLVIDFQSK; translated from the coding sequence ATGAATACGAAATCGCTGGATGCTTCGCGCACTCGTACCCGTATCGCGGCATCCCTGTGCCTCGCATTGGGTCTAGCTCTCGGTGCCTGCTCCTCTGACTCCTCCTCAGACTCGGCTGCTGCACTGTCTATGAAAACTGACTCAACCGCTGGCACCTCCGATTTGTCGAGCAGCTCTAGCAGCTCCACTAGCTCGTCTGCGGCGGCGCAGACCACCATGGATGACGATGCTGCTCCGGCGGGCGATTTCAATAGCTCCTCTGCAGAAGCTGCTCCTTCCGATGGCGCTTACTTGGGTATTCAAGATGTCCGCGTCGGTTCCCACGACGGTTATGACCGCATTGTCTTTGAACTCACCGGCGAGGGCACACCGGGATACTTCGTCCGTTACGAGGATGTCCCAACCCAGCAGGGCTCCGGCAAGCCGATTTCTGTCGACGGTACAGCCAAGCTGGTAATCGACTTGCGGGGCATGGGCTACCCCTTTGATTTCCAGATGGAGGACTTCCCCTCTGACTCGGTCAAGCCGACATCGACTTCCGTTATTAAGGAAGTCGTCGGTGCCGGAACCTTCGAGGGGCAGACTCAGTATGTCGTCGGGCTCAAGGGAGATAAGACCCCGTTCAAGGTTTTCTCGTTGAGCAATCCAAACCGCCTGGTTATTGACTTCCAATCGAAGTAA